The following nucleotide sequence is from Aphelocoma coerulescens isolate FSJ_1873_10779 chromosome 21, UR_Acoe_1.0, whole genome shotgun sequence.
TCCCGGCCGGGACGGGCTCCCCGAGCCCGCCCGCCGCTTCCTTGCCTGATCTCCGCCTCCCTTTCCCGCCGCGGGAATCGCTCGGGGGTCGGTCCCAGCGGGTCCGCGCAGGACGTGACCCAGGTGCCCTCCCCGCAGGCACGGCATGGCGACCGGCACCGGCGGGACGGCAGCGGCTGCCTCAACGACGGCGGCGGCGACGGGAGAACCGGCACACGCGGTGTCGCTGCTGCGGGGTCTGAGCGCTCTGCGGGCCGAGCGGAGCCTGCTGGACGTGACGGTGGTGGCTGGCGGGCGAGAGTTCGGGGCTCACCGCGCCGTTCTGGCCGCTGCCTCGGGATACTTCCGCGCCATGTTCGGCGGGGCCCTGCGCGAGTCGCGGGCCGAGCGTGTGCGGCTGCACGGCGTCGAGCCCGAGTGCCTGGGGCGGCTGCTCGACTTCGCCTACACCGGCCGCGTAGGGCGGCTGGGCCCCGACATCGCCGAGCGCCTGCTGCGCGCCGCCGACCTGCTGCAGTTCCCCGCTGTCAAGGAGGCCTGCGGTGCCTGGCTGGCGCGGCAGCTGGAGCCCGCCAACGCCCTGGACATGCAGGACTTTGCGGAGGCCTTCGCCTGCCCGGAGCTGGCGGCTGCCGCCCACCGCTTCGTGCTGCGGCACGTGGGCGAGCTGGGCGCCCAGCTGGAGCGGCTGCCGCTGCCACGCCTCCTCTCCTACCTgcgggacgacgggctctgcaTCCCCAAGGAGGAGGCTGCCTTTCAGCTGGCGCTGCGCTGGGTGCGCGCTGACCCCGCCACCCGTGCCCCgctgctgccccagctcctggcccacGTCCGCCTGCCCTTTGTGCGCCGCTTCTACCTGCTGGCCCACGTGGAGAGCGAGCCGCTGGTggcccgctgccctccctgcctgcgCCTCCTGCGTGAGGCCCGTGACTTCCAGGCCGCCCGCCTCGACCGCCACGACCGGGGGCCCTGTGCTCGCATGCGCCCGCGGCCCTCCACCGGCCTCGCTGAGATCCTTGTCCTCGTCGGTGGCTGTGACCGTGACTGCGATGAGCTTGTCACCGTCGACTGCTACAATCCACGCACCGGCCACTGGCGCTACCTGGCCGAGTTCCCCGAGCACCTGGGAGGGGGCTACAGTGTTGCTGCACTGGGCAACGACATCTATGTCACTGGTAAGGCATACAGGGAATGAGGGGAACCACCCCTCAGGGCTGGAGAGTTCTGTTGAAAATATGTGCTTTGTAGCAGTGACACTTGGCTTTTCCTGGGTAGTAGAGAGTTTGGGACTTGGCTTGGGTGCCTGCAGCCTGCCAGCAGGCATGGAGACTCCTGGAGTCGGTGCTGGATTTAGCAGCTGGTCTCAGTCCAGGAGCTATTTTGTCGTGACTAATGCTGCTGAGCACGCTGGCAGAAGTCACAGATCTTGTAGTTAGAACTTTTTAACCGTCACTGAGGACAGGGGTGATGTAAGAAGGTTTTGAGTTTCTCTCTGAAGAAGGTGTTCAGGTTCAGAGCCCCCTGAATCACAAGCTAGGCGCATGCTTGAGGCAGAGGCATGTCAGGAAGCCCCAGGTTCTTTTGCCAGCCCCTGTGAGTCACAGTACCTTCCCCTGCACAAATCCTGCCTTCTTGCTGGGGCTACAATTACGTCTGTCAAGGTGACACCAATATGTAAATTTGGCTGTTAAGCTGTATGCAGATGCCTCCTTTGAACTACATCCCTGTGACAGCTGTAACAAACTGAGGCCCAGGACACTGACTGCTGTGGAACACTGTGCCCTGGGTGTGTAAGACACCCTGGCAGAGCTTTGAAGAGCAAGTCTTGTGCAGGTGAACAGAAAACTGTGTGTTCTCTAGTCACAAGCAGAAAACAAGGCCCTGGTTTAAGGGCAGGGTTGTAAAAATGATGGGTTACCACGTGGACGTGGCTTGTTTTTACAGAAGCCCCTATGTCCCCTGGGAGTTTCCTGTgtgcaggctgctgctggggatctTGGGTTGTTGTGGTCGGTGTTAGTGTgatgcaggcagggctgggaggttcccgagctgccagcagcaccattGCCTTGGCGGCTTCTGGGTAGCAATGGAGGGCGGGCTGCAAAATGGGAGAGAAGCTGGGGTTGGAGAACAGTGGTAGTAAAATTTTGAGTCGCAGCTGGATATGGACTAGGAATGACCTGGGAGAAATCCTCCTTGGCTTGCTGGGAATGAAACAGTGCAAAACTTCCGTTAAAATCCTTGTGGCACACGAGCCGAGCGAAGCCCTCTCCTCTGTCGCCCTTCCCTTTGCGGAGCCCGGCTCTGACATGTGCCGTGCTGTGCCACAGGGGGCTCGGATGGGTCCAGGCTGTACGACTGCGTCTGGAGGTACAATTCCAGCGTGAACGAGTGGACGGAGGTGTCGCCCATGCTGAAAGCCAGGGAATACCACAGCTCCACGGTCCTGGACGGGCTGCTCTACGTGGTTGCCTCCGACAGCACGGAGCGCTATGACCACACACTGGACAGCTGGGAGGCCCTGCAGCCCATGCTGTACCCCATGGACAATTGCTCCACCACCTCGTGCCGTGGGAAGCTCTTTGCCATCGGCTCCCTGGCTGGTAAAGAGTCCATGGTCATGCAGTGCTATGACCCTGACAGTGACCTCTGGTCCCTCGTCAACTGCGGCCACCTGCCCCCCTGGTCCTTCGCCCCGAAGACCGTCACGCTCAATGGCCTCATGTACTTCATACGGTGAGTAGTGGGAGCAAtcacttccctccctccccatgaGGAGAGCCCAGAGCTTCCCTGGGAAAGTGGATTTTGCAGGTGGTGGAGGGAGAGCACTGGGTTGCAACAGCACAGCAGTGCTTCCCCTGATGGTGCAGGGAGGGCTGTAACACCTCTTTGCTTGTGCTGGTGGGCCTCAAAGAGCTGCCCATAAAATAGTGTGAAAATGTCTGAGTGTAACCTAGGGCTGGGGAACAGGCAGGTGTAAATCTGTCTGAAGTCAGCAGCACTGCTTGGAAATTGGCTTCTCGTTTCTTCAGCTCCTGGTTCAGCCCCCCTCGTTACTATAAATAAGCATATAAGCTCCAAGAAAACGTTAAACTCTAGTGCAGGAGAGGACATCTTGCGTCTCAGCAGAGATAAGAGGGCTGAAGATGAAGTGATTGGTCACTATTTTTAAGCACCTTTCCAAATTGGGACTTAATTACCCATCTGAAGCTGTCCTGGTGGCGCAAATACTTCAGTTATCcgcttaattaaaaataaacgggaAGGCATGCTagggctggagcatttcatTTCCCTGTGTTGACTCTGAGCAAACAGAGACTTCTGTGATGGCCTCCAGGCActtatctttttttaatctcctcTTGGCTTTGCATAAAGTAGCAGCTTTGGCCCAAGACTTTTTATTTGATCCTTTCAGGTCCAGCCAAGTGTCTTGCTGGTGGCTGTTCTGGTCAGCTGGTTTCAGTCCATCCTGCCAGGGTGTTGCAGGTGCTCAGCTCCTTGTCACAAACTGATTCTAtagaatttcctttttcttaccCATTTTAAAATACCAATGATTGACACTTCAGGATTTCAGATCACTTTGCATCTGCAAGAGTCAGTGGGGAGATGATCAGGGTTAGGTGTTCTTCCCTCACTTCACGTGCTGTGCCTGGGTTGCTGCTCTGTTTAGAGCTGTGGGATAATCTTTGGAGGGCAGAGGAGCGGGTTGCAAGTAGAAGTGGCAGATTGGTTTAATAGCTCAGGCTAAAGGCCCTGACAATTCCTCATGCTGGGACTAGTTTTATACCTGTAAATAAAGCACAGCAGTGAGGTTCAGGTGTTCTCTGTAGTTGCCCCAAAGCTGACCCAGAGTGGAGAGAGGAGGCCCTGGTCgggctgctggccctgcctcGAGCTGCCTTGCAGCATCTTGATCCCATCTGTACCAGGACTGTCTTGGAAGAActgacagctcctctccagctgcccTGACCTTGTCCTCCACACATTCTTGTGTCAGCAGCGCGTGTCTCTAAGGCACAAACATCCCTCACCTGTCACTGTCGCCCTCCTGTCTGGCGAGCAGGGTGGGTGAGAGAAGTCCAGGGGGATTACGCTGCCTCCCCAGCTCTTCTCTCCCCTGCCCGCCTAAATTTGGCTTTGGTGAAGAACTCGAGTGGCGTTTCTAGAATGCAGAAGAGTAATTTTGTGTTCTCTCCCCCAGAGACGACTCAGCTGAAGTGGATGTTTACAATCCATCGAAGAACGAATGGGATAAAATCCCTGCCATGCTTCAGGTAGGACGTTTGCCTGCCTCCAGGATGTCTTAAGTGTTACAAATGAGTTTCTTTTGGGTTTTCCTTTGGAAAGCCAAGAGCTTTTTAGAATCAGAACCCCTTGCATGTGGAGCTGGTTTAAGTGTGTTGGAGTCACTGGGAAGACAAGTCCCAGATGTGGTGGCATGTCAGAGTGTGCAGCCCAGCATGTGAGAGCTGTGGGCAGCACTGGTTCAgagcccagcctgcagctggtggGCATGAAGCTCCCTCCAAGGaacagctcccagctcccacctCCCCCCTCGATCAGCTGTGGGATCAGGCAAACGCCCCCTGATCGCAGTATGTGTTTATTGTTACGTTGCAGGTTCATGTTGGAGGGAGCGTGGCTGTGCTTGGCGGGAAGCTCTATGTCTCAGGGGGCTACGATAACACATTTGAACTCTCGGACGTCCTGGAAGCCTACGACCCTGAGACGCGAACGTGGAGCATCGTGGGCCAGCTCCCCGAGCCCATCTTCTGGCACGGCAGCGTCAGCATATTTCGGCAGTTCATGCCAGAAACCACACAGGAGGACGACAGCATCACACTGGACAACACCATCAGCTTGAGCAGGCAGAACCAAAACCTCCACAACCAGAACCTCAATGAGCTGCCTTAGCACAGGAAGCGGCTTGACAGAGTCCCTCATCCGGAACCTGGACTGCTTTGGGAGAAGGCTGAGGCAAACCCTTGCTTAGAAACAAAACCATGCTGATCACAGAGGGAGCAAGAACTCTGGCTGTTGGACGTGATGCTGTGGGCCTGCAGGCAGCGAGGCCTCCACTGCTTCCCTTGGCCTTTCAGGACAGGAGACAGCACTGCGCTGCCCACAGGGATCCAAGAGCTGATCCCTGGGGAAAGCACTTGTGCTGAACCGTGCCACAGCACCGCTGCTTATGGCCTGTGACCGGACAGCTTTCACTGGGAGCTCCTTCACCCTGTAATGCTTCATTTGCCAACAAACTCCTTCCTTCAGTTTCTTTCTTGGGAGGGGTCTGTCTGGTAGGGTAGTGGTCTGGACACCCCCCTATATTCTGTGCCTCAGAGGGAGACAGGCTTCCTGTGCACGTGTTGGAATTGAACGGTAGTTATTTtagtggttttttcctctttttatttgaggtttgcagttttattttggCCTGTGTAAGATTTGCCTTTATACTTGCCCAAGTGCCCTGGCCAGGTGGGCTCTGTTTATCTACCTTTGCTGAAGAGCAGCTGTGTGCAGTTTACTTGTGGAATGTTTCTGGAAGAAGCAAACAGCTGAACCTGCAGCATGGCTCCCTGAGAGCAAGTGCTGCACTTTCAGGAGAACCCCAAAGTGTGGCAGAAGCTAAGGTGTGTCTGGATGCATTTGCTTTTTTGGTCTTTAAATTTTAGCCAATAGAGgaaaaatttgcatttaaacTGAATTCAGAGATGGAAACCCCGTGTACTCAATCTCTTGCCTCCAGGCTTGCCCCTGGATTGAGGAGCATCCGAGCCCCGTTTCTGCAGCATCAGCATCTTCACAGCTTTACAGAAACGTGTTTTGCCCCAGTGCTGTCTGCCGCTGCTGCACCCCTCAGCCAGGGGGAACCCGAGCTGTTCTCCAGTCTGGAACACTGACAGTGCCTTGAGACCGCCGCGTGCCAGCAGGGAAGCCCCAGGGCCTGGCGCGGCGTCCCCTTGGTGTCAAACCcgtgggcagagcctggccgGGGGGTGCAGGGGCTGGTGATTcggggcagctgctgcttttttgggAGCAATGGCCAATTCCCGACGGCGCCGCAGCCCGAGGCATTTCTGCTGAGCTATAAATAACGCACCCCGGCGCACGCGGCCACGCTCGCTGCTGGACCCCCAGTCCCACCCGCTGAGCAGCTACagatctgtatttattttttgtagAATTCATTGTGTTGAATCTTCAAGTACAGTTGAACTCCATCCTTTGAAACAAAGGCATTTTACATTTGCagataatgtatttttattcttatagtttgtttttaaatttacttgCAGCAGTCAAGTTAAATAAAACCTGTTACACAATTCTGTTTTCTGTGAGGGGAAGGGACCTGGAGTGAGATTTTATTGGGAGTTTCTCATTCCAGATATGCTTAAACTGGAGCCTCTCTGCCTCCTTGGTGAgtagagggggaaaggggagagagcATGGCTTCGACTCTGGGGTGTGGAGGTACACACAGAGATCTCCCCCCACCCTGGCACCACTCAGGCCATGGTTCTCACTCTCCCAGCAACCCTGGATCAGGTGATTAGGGACAGAGTTAAGTCCCCACAAGTGAGCACAGGCACTTTGTGGCTGCTGGAGTGTGTTTCGAGTGAACTCAGAGCTCTGTCATCCCAGTGCTGAGCAGACACTGCCTATAATGGGGGAAAGAAACAGCAACTGACAGAAGCTTAacaaaacaaaggagaaataaGGCACAAGTTAAACGGAGGAGTTAAGGAAAGGGCAGAGCCGCTCTCTGTGGGGGAAGGTGAGCTTTAATCACAAGCAGGGTGAGAGGGCTggaggaaagggggggggggcagcaccagctcctccagTGTCAGAAAGTGAGTCACAGTATGACATGGAGATAAGTCCCATCCCACTGCACACCGCGCATGGACACTGACTGGAGCGACCATTCTGAGACATTTCTTCATTTGACACTCAATAACAATGTCATGGTGActtcctttccctgcagcctgagATAGGAGATTGGCAGAAAAGGAGAGGTGGGGGCTCAAAATCACAAGTGTGGCAGAAAGTGGCTCAGCTTAACACTTTACTGTGTTTCAGTAGAAGGGGATGGGTGGCCACACTACGTCTCACAGTCTTCAGGAATCGTTGTTGTTATAATCAGCGATTGCTCAATCACGTCCACTGGGGAGAAGTTCGTGTTTGAGCAGAGTTTCTGCACAGGGACCTCCTCGGGCAGTGGCCCACGGGCCAGCGACTCCACAATCACCTCTGCTGAGCCCACCTCCAGCTCTGGTGGCGGCTGCAGTGCCACCATCACGTCCTTCTCATCCTCGATGATCAGGTTCCGCAGCTTCCGCTGCCGAGGGTTGTAGTTCTCCACTCGGTCATGGATCTCCATGTGGCGCCTCAAGTGAGCCTGCAAAAGAAGGGGCATGTGGAGAGACCCAGTGAGGGCTGgctccccagtgcagagcagcggCCCTGGAGCCGGGAAAGGCCTCACCTGCCGTGTGAACTTGTAGCCACACTCGGTGCACTCAAACTTCCTCACTCCCTTGTGCCGGCGGACATGGACACG
It contains:
- the KLHL21 gene encoding kelch-like protein 21: MATGTGGTAAAASTTAAATGEPAHAVSLLRGLSALRAERSLLDVTVVAGGREFGAHRAVLAAASGYFRAMFGGALRESRAERVRLHGVEPECLGRLLDFAYTGRVGRLGPDIAERLLRAADLLQFPAVKEACGAWLARQLEPANALDMQDFAEAFACPELAAAAHRFVLRHVGELGAQLERLPLPRLLSYLRDDGLCIPKEEAAFQLALRWVRADPATRAPLLPQLLAHVRLPFVRRFYLLAHVESEPLVARCPPCLRLLREARDFQAARLDRHDRGPCARMRPRPSTGLAEILVLVGGCDRDCDELVTVDCYNPRTGHWRYLAEFPEHLGGGYSVAALGNDIYVTGGSDGSRLYDCVWRYNSSVNEWTEVSPMLKAREYHSSTVLDGLLYVVASDSTERYDHTLDSWEALQPMLYPMDNCSTTSCRGKLFAIGSLAGKESMVMQCYDPDSDLWSLVNCGHLPPWSFAPKTVTLNGLMYFIRDDSAEVDVYNPSKNEWDKIPAMLQVHVGGSVAVLGGKLYVSGGYDNTFELSDVLEAYDPETRTWSIVGQLPEPIFWHGSVSIFRQFMPETTQEDDSITLDNTISLSRQNQNLHNQNLNELP